The genomic DNA AACAACTATACTTAATACAATTATACTCGTACAAATTGGATTTGTATCACTTCAATAGCCCCTTGTTAATAGTTTCCTAAaccatttcaaaataattttttgttgAAAACTTTATTCTTTGCTTGAACTTCAATTTATAGTTCCGAGCTTTTCTATTTTTCGATGAACTAACTAAATTCACAATGGGTGTGcgcatttttttctctttcacatTTTCTGGTTCAAACTTTAAGTACTGCATAATCATATAGACTGGAGTTACTACATAAAAATCCATCCATTCAAAAGTTGGCCAAATCAATCGATTAACTTGCATAAAAGGAAATATTAATGGGGTGGCTACAGGTTCCCCCTCAATCAGCTCTTATGGGGGGTATTTTTAGAGATCACAAGGGTGATCATCTTGGCAGCTTTTGTAATTTTTTGGGGGAAGGGAAAGTAGATTTTGCGGAGTTTTGTGCCGTTATGGTGGCTATTGAGAAAGCTAGAGATCTTGGTTGGCAGAAGTTTTGGTTGGAATCGGACTGCATTCTTGTTGTTAATGCATTTTCTAACTCTAACTTGGTGTCGTGGAATATCAAGCCTCGTCGACTTAAGTGTCAGACTTTCACAATTACTATTGATTTCATGATCACTCATATTTATAAAGAAACTAATTTTTGTGCCGATAAAGAAGGTATCCCTAAACTTAGACTTCTTCATTAACAGATTTGATCTCCTTGTGTTCTTGTTTTTCCTCTTTTGTTATATATTATCATTcctttttgtttgaaaaaaaaaatccactAACATGCATAACCACCAACACCTCATCTAAGCTAATGCCACCAAGAATGCCTCAGCCGTCATCCACTTAAATACACTTTTCATTGCCATCCTCCAACATCCCACCTTTGAATTTCAAATCTGAAAGCGAAGCATGTTGGAAGAAAACAAATGGCTACTTAATTTTATATTAACCCATTTCATAATTCAACTAAATTTATATACATCTTCCACAACTCGAGTCACAATCGAATCATCCAAatacaatattaaaaaataacaacaaaatcaatTCCTCTCCTATCATATCATAAAAACTTGttctttcaattaaaaaaaatcaatttttatttctaaaatcTTAAAAATGTGACCTATGATTAAGAAGAGCTCATCTAGGACCCAAAGAAAAAGACATATCAGGCAATTTCATGTTATCAGACCAATTCTTAGACTTCAAATACAACGTGGAAATCTTCCCTGCCACGCGTCCCATGTTAGGCCTTTGATCCGGATCCACGTGTACACAATCCAACGCTACACGTGTCAGCTTCTCAGCAACATCAACTGGAAACGAATCTTTCAACCTCCTATCCAcccacatcctcagcttcccttCCACGCCACCATCGCCACCGTCCACGGCGGCTCTCGCCGACTCAATCACCGATTTCCTCACAAAATCACGGCTCTTCTCGTCAAACCTAAACTTCAACGGCTCCTCCCCGGATAAAAGCTCCAGTATCACCACTCCAAAAGCATACACGTCAGACTTCTGCGTCGCCACGCCGGTGGTTTGAAACTCCGGCGACATGTAACCTCTCACACCTTCGAATTCAACGTTGGAGGTTCTGAACTCCTTGGATCTAACTTCCTCCGTGATTTCGTTTTCCCCCAATTGTTTGGTGGCGATTTCGTTTTCCTCAACGGCTTCACCGCAAAGCTGAGCCGCGCCGAAATGACAAACCCTAGCGTTGAACTCAGATTCAGTAACAACGATCGCGCTACTCTTGATATGGTTATGAACGAAGTTGAAATTCAAACCGGTCTTGTTGTGAATGTAATCAAGTCCATGAGCGAGATCCGTGGCGACTTGCATTCTCGAAATCCATGTAGAAAGAACTGTGAAATGAACGTTACGAGGGTTACGTAAACAATCGGAGAGGTTAGCGCCGTTAACGAATTCGTACACGAGGTAGATATGTTCCCCGGAGATTGAGACGCCGAGGAGTTTGATGATGCTGATGTGGTGGCTACGGCAGACGACAGAGAGAAGCTCCCGGAGTTGGGTGGTTTGGAGTTTGCGGCGGAATTTGCGTTGGAAGATGATGACGTCAGCGCCGCGGAGGGTGCAGTGCCAGCATGGGGTTGAGGAGGAGAAGCGTTTGGAGAGGAAGTTGTTTGTGGCGGAACAGATTTCGGAGAAGTCGTAGATGTTGGGGTTTTCTGGGAGGGTGTTGCGGAAGGTGGTGAGGGAGGTTGGGCTTGAGATGGATGTGTCGGTTGAGAGACGGAAGCCGGTGGAGTTTGTTGTGGTGGCGTAGGAGGTGGATGGGTTGTCGGAGAAAGAAGGGGTTTTGGGATTTGTGGGGTTTGATGATGTTTTTGTTGATGTTTTTGATGATGTTTTTGATGATGCTTTTGATGgtgtttttgatgatgatgatggtgttcttggtgtttggtttgtGCGTTGTTGTTGATGTGAAGGTGGGGTTGATTTTGGGGTAGAAGCGTTAATGGCCATTTTGGTTTTGCACATAGGAAAGTGAAAGAGTTTTGAATACATAAGATTGAAGGGGTATTATTTGTGAATTGAATGGAAGTGAAGATTGTGAGAGGGTCAAGTGGGGTTTGAAGATTCAACGATGTGGACACAACTGAAACTGAAATAAAATAAGTGCAAATACTCGTGTGGGTTATTTCTTCGTCGCTTTCTTAATAGTCGGCGTTGTTAAGTTGGAGGTTTTGTTCATGGTGTGTGGGCTGTAATGGCGTCGGCAACCATCTAATTAACTACCCATATTTGCTTCGGGTAGTACCTATTTTGAATTGGGATTGGGAGACGACTTTTATTctctaattttatatttatttttaattttgagatATGTTACTTTCAACTTGAATGTAAAGTAtggaaatctataatataagaaagaaaACTGTGCTGGATTATACAACTTAACCCTTGCTTTATTAAGTGACAAATCTCACTTATGGGGGCAAATTAGGTCCAAAGTAATCATTTGTCAGGCAATTAGATGGTATTAGTTACATAATTGAGACCTTTTGTGCCATTCCTTCGCTGTCtccattattttatattattcaaCCCATGAACCGGTTGCATATGGACGAGAAAAAGTAGAAAAGTTTCCTCTGCAAAACAGCAACAGCAGTCATGGTCTTCCCAATGAATACACTGTTTGCAGGTATCAttctttctttccttctttttctttctcgTCCTTTCCTTcactttctctcttcttcctccttctccctcttcttcttccttcttccttcttcctacatTTGCAATTTGTATTCTTTCCTGACACTGTTTGTTCTGTTGAGCGCTGAGGACGATGATGAACACGATGATggtgatgttgatgttgttgggttCGTGATGAACGATGTTGAACGATTTTAGATGAatgagttgagttggttgaagatCTATGAAGATGATGACGAAAGCTACGAATCTGAATCTCGGGTGAGGTATTTCTGGTTTTTGTTCTTgatctctcttcctctctcacgATTCTGAAGGGTTTTGATTTTAAGGGAAATGATGAACAAATTGTTTAGGTTTTTTTATGAATATTGGGATTTATCTGTGTTTGAGGTTTTGATGTTTGATGAACAATGTTCTTCTAAtaatttctgaagggtttgtaAAATTGGGAAAatgatgaactagggttttggttgTTTTTGCCCTGCAGCTGTTTTCTTGATGATTTTTGACCTTATCCATTGTCAATTCTCATTAACATGACTTTTTTTCCAGATCCGACCCTTCCACGGGATTAGGGTTTCAGGAGATCTCGGTCGCAAGTTCTTTTCCAATATGGTATGTTTCAAGTTCCAACCAATGTTTTGTTGTTCTATAATCTTCATTGTTAGATTGTTGTGTTATGAATCTTGGTACAAAGACTATTTACTTTGGCTGAACCAACTTTTGGTTTTTGTTTAGTTTTGTTTTCTGCAAGAACTTTTTGTGGTGGTTATTTCCCTTTCTATAAATATTATGTTGTGGATGTCCTGattttaataagaaaataaaatccttGCAGGTGTAAGTCATTCCTTATAATACCTCAGTATCATACTCTGACATTTATTTAGTAGCTTCTGAAATTGCTCTAACCGTCTGTAGATAGAAAGATGTTTCTGAGGCTGGTGTCTTCCTTCTTGATTAACAACTTTATGCGCGTTTGAAATATGTATGACCCATTAATCCTCTTAGAAAGTATAACTACTTgtgtttatttttttgttataggTGATGAGCAGCAGTTTTTGCATTGACAACCTATTATTCTTTTAAGTTTAGTCATACTTGTGTTTTAACATAATTAGCAAACACAAGTATAGTTGTCCAAATATGCTCATTTATGGTTGCGTTGATGGTTTCGTTATCAGGAACTGGGGACCTGCAAGTGACTCTGAAGGAAGGTGTTGTAACATTGGAGGAACTGACATTTACTGACAATTCAAGCTGGATAAGGACCCATAACTTCAGGCTTACCATGAAGGTTGCAGCAGGTTTTGACGACTCTATATGCATTCGCGAAGCCAAGATATAAGTGGTTGACGTAGTCACATGTTGCTGATGTAATAGTCAGTGCGACCGTAGCGACGTGGCTGCAATGTTGACTCTATTAAGACAGAGTTTTCTCCTCTGTCCAACAAAATTCCTTAGAAACAGAAACAGGTACCGATTTCGTATAATTGAGTTTTATATTGTTTGTGTTCATgaaattttcttattattttatattaaaaatgaaaaacagTTACAGGTATCTGAAACTCAAGATTCCAAACTCCAAACGTACAAACCAGAATTTTAGTACATTGTAGAAATCATAAACAAACATGTTTCAAGATTGATTTGTTTATTTATGTAAGCTGTTAGTAACTGATTTTTGAACCGGGGTTTACTTCAGTTATGAAATGGTTCAATCATTGTAGTCTTTGGATGTTTTCCATCAGGTGAAGATCGGTAAGCTTGTGTTTTAATCCTatcaaattcaatttaaaatataaCTTGAATCAGACTATCATTGAACCATTTTTTGATCAATATGCCTTTGACTGATAGTAGTCATCTTTGTCAAGTGAGATGTCAATTAAAGTATTGGTTCCGTTGTTGGGAGTTTGGACCTATGTTGCTTTCTGGTGCCGATCGACATTAGTTTCTTTGTGCACCTGTTGAATGTTGCACTTGATATGGCTAGGAGAGAAGCAAAAACTGTAATTCATGCTCGCAATGACTTTTTGGCTGTTATGAATGACGAGATGAGAACTCTCATGCGTGCAATTATTGCACTCTCTTAATTGTTATAGGAAACAGATTAACTACTCTGATCCAGAAATTGTATCTGCACAACAAAAATGGAGTCCAACTAGCTCATCCAACACCCCTTCTAAAAGGAGCGCACCAGAAATAGCCATGGATGACATGTCTGCAGAGGATATTTTAACGCCGAAAGAGTCGACAACAAAAGTCAAGCATATCAAAAAGGAGTGATGGAGTTTTTTACAACCGTTTGTTGATTAGTGTTTAATGATTATTGATTAGTTTTTAATGATTATTGTTTTTAATAATCATTTAGTTTTTAATGATTATTGTTTAAGTCTTTAGTTGTTTAGTTGAGTTGTTTAAGTCTTTAGTGTTTAATGATTGGTGTTTAAGTCTTTCATTGTTCTGCTGAGTTGAAGTCAACCTAAGTATGTAACAATTGAATCCAGCTATATATGCTTTTGATGAACCTATAAGGTGTTCAACTATATGTAtcatgatgattacctcagtttctttatcattaatactatttcatatttattatcAATTTCTATTATGGGTTCTGTTGCAGACTGGTTTGTAATACTGTTTTGATTCGTGTATATACTGTATAGTGTTTTGGCCATACCAAGTTCACACATGGAATGCATTCTGTTTTGTATTATCACCTcaatataaaacaaaacaaatatatgtattttatagaTTACTTATATAATCATTTATTAAATTGATGATAAAGTTTTTTGGACATACCAAGTTAACTGTATATAGTCCAACATAGACTCTTATATCTCACGCCTAAACCTCTAAATCAATCTTATCTATAATGTAGATTTgagttttttcaattttactaatCAAGCTACTAACATGAATAGCAGAAATGGTAAGCAGTATTATACAACAGATTAAACTTCAATCACTTCACGTTACAGATGCTCATTAAGATACACGACAGATGGATCAGATAAAGCTATTAATACCATTAGTCTAACTAATAATCCTCCAAAATACAAAGTGATAAAACTTCTGTAACAGATGAACCAATGGTTGTACCCCTGCGTACAAATATATGTTGCAGCTGCCAGGTTTTGAATTTATCAATATATTCACCAAATCAGTACAGGCTAAATGTACCAACTTAACATTTTGGCTAAATGTACCACCAACTCAGTCTATGCATGTCATGATTGATTTATTTGATGTCATTTAGATTTTCAGGATAGTGGAATGCTAATGCATGTGGGGCCTCCCATACATTGAAACCCTCTGGATGCAAGACAAAAAGCAATGCTGCCTTTAGATGGTTCTCACGTATCAAGTATGTATCGAATCTCTTCCTTCAACAATACGATTCATATGcaattttaatgaaaatataatttattagctgattagttaattatatatatatattttaagatctTAATGGTTATTTTTGTTTGCAGACAACTATGAAACTCCGAATTTTGTACCAACTATGAAACTCCCAACTATTTAAATACATTTAAATTTATAATGAGAATAAAGAAAAGGTattagtcaaaatatttttatcaatctTTTACTCCCcagttattgataaaaatattgaatattaacaggaacatgaaattattgattaaaatattaatattaacaggaacatgaaattactgatcaatgtattgaataataacggaaacatgaagttacataTCAAAATTacttaatattaacgggaacatgaagttacttatcaaaatattgaatattaacgaaaacatgaagttactgatcaaaatattgtatattaacgggaacaagcagttattgatcaaactattgaatattaacgggaacatgaaattattaattaaaatattcaatatcaACGGGAAGCGATTTTAATATGTTAAAAGTAAATGTGACTAAGTTTATTGCATTAGACCTTTCTAATTTTTATTGCATACTATTAAAATaacatataaactttatttttttaattactttttcttttcaatatatttttttttaatattactatttttataaatttttccattttaactcaaatttaatcttttactaatacattttattttcctcaattcaaatacgcgaaaacgacgggtacccgtgcgaacgcacgggtatcacactaGTGTTATATAGAAAATGGATTATCATAATTACACGGTTAACTCAGTCCATTGTATTAGTCTCACTAAATACCAAGTATAGGAAGACAAGGCCAAAGACCTAAACTCAATAACTTGAGTTGTACCTAACTATTTGTTCTAGTTGAGAATACCGTTTGGATAATCTCCTTTGTGCTAATAAGAGGAGATTGCCAATGTTGTAATATAAATGTCTAGTATgcttatttattaatgtttttccGTTAGATATTTTCACATATCTCAACTTCGGTGTTTCTTATATAGTCTTTGTTTCAATCCTATGATTCCTTCAACAATGAACCATAATAAATTGCATCTATGTTTCTCACGATTAAATGCTCAAGGTAACGTCTGACGTCTCAATAATTGCCACTAATCATGAATTGTAACGGGTGAAACATCAACTTCGTAACCTCCATGCGACCTCTTGGTCTGCTTCTTTACCGTTACGATGGGTTATTAACCCAGCAAACTGGCTTCTATCATGGGTTAGCTCCCGTGATCTATTTGGGACCTTCTTAACCCCAGTTACTAACTCGGCAGAACGTCTTATGTCATGATTTTTAGTCATATGAATTCTTATATCTATAAACCATCATCTCATTCGAGCTAAAAGAGATATCTCAACTAAGCTAAAAATCTGGGATGTACATAAGTCCCCAAGCGCAAGGCCTAGAAGGGTGAAATGTTTAGATGAAAAATCTCGACATTTGTTACGTCCACGTAAACCTTATCCCACTTGGCTTTGATCCGACTAGATCCTGACCGCCGATCTTTATCAGACGATGACATATGTTGGAGTGTTAAATTGATACTAATTTTACACATTTCATGGGATTTTTCTCTCTCTTGGAAATGATAACTTTTGATGGGAAAACTAAGCTCATTATGACTCTGAATGACATAGCTTACCCTGTCATTTCATAATCATATCACTTAGTGGATAAATACCAAACATCTCTTTTTCAAactcttcattttttaaaatttgaatatttcaaAATTCTCTTCCAGAGTGGGCTTTTAAAGCTTTACACCACCGACATCTGATCACGAAACAACTTCAGGTATTCTTGTTTTTACCTTacttttcttttgtttaattttcATAATGGTGGTAATATGTGAATGCGACGATCGGGAAAACTTATTTATTCCTCAAAACGCCCAATAGAGAAAAGAACTTTGGGATTTATGCATGAAAGAGTGTAGagattatttcaaaaaaatttagtTTGACCATATTATTAAGGACTTTGGGGTTTATGGCGATATTTTTGCATCTATTAGCGAAACTGATTCAGAATCTTCATCGTCAGGTTCTGTAGAAATAGTGATGGCGATGACTAGATCTTCGATCAACCAAGAATTAATAAGCTATGATTGAAGTTCAATTGATGACAAATACATTTTCAAACTCCGATCTGAAAGGAAGAATTCCTCCAGCGCGGTAATGAAAAAGATGTCATATTGGAGCCTTGTATTCCAGATGAACGAGTTTTCGTGACTCGGACGCGAGGGGTTTCAGACGAATTCTTCCATTTTTACTCTAGGGTGATTGAGGATTTAAAGGTTTGCATCCCGTTTACCCATTTCGTGTCGGATCTTCTCAAAACCCAAAATGTTATGCTATCTCAACTTCACCCTAATAGTTAGGGTTTCGTTAAAGCTTTTAAGATGATGCGTGAGGTCGTGAACATAGTTCCCATTATAGGTCTATTCTTTTCCTTCTATGAGACCAAGGGTGTTGGCAGAGGAAGGTGGGTCTCCCTTAACGGACTTCATAGAAAAAGTTTTTTCCAAGTTTATTGTTATAACTACTAAGGTTTCAAGGAAATGTTTCTCCGCATTAGAGGTTGGGATAGGTGTCCTCAGGTGTTATATGCGATGGACGGAAGCCATCACTTTCCCATTTATTCTACACACAATCCAGTGTCTATTTTTGCGtttgattatgacaaaataaGTGTCATGGAGGTCTAGGCTTTGGATTTATTGAACTCCTTTTGTATGATAAAGTTTCGGGAACTACGAAGTTTGGATGATGATCCTAAATAAATCTTTGAGTTTCTAGGTAATACATATACGTCTGAATATATTTATTATCATATTGTCTATATCTGCATCCTGATTTATTTCCTTTTTCAGCCAGAATGACTAATTAATCATTGAGAATGAAAGAAATTAATGGCTAAGGCGAGAGTCAAAAGAGGAGAGAAATTTGACATTAAGAGTGACCCAGTCGACGTTCAAACTTGGGCTTAAAAGAGAAAAAAGGCAAATGACAGAAAGGTGTTCCCAAATGTTTTAGAGCAAAATGATTCCTCAATTCCCACTTCTGGTGGCTCAAAGTCGAGTACCCCTAAGAAGCTAAAGACTCTAATAGGGGACC from Vicia villosa cultivar HV-30 ecotype Madison, WI unplaced genomic scaffold, Vvil1.0 ctg.000004F_1_1_1, whole genome shotgun sequence includes the following:
- the LOC131621457 gene encoding lysM domain receptor-like kinase 3 → MCKTKMAINASTPKSTPPSHQQQRTNQTPRTPSSSSKTPSKASSKTSSKTSTKTSSNPTNPKTPSFSDNPSTSYATTTNSTGFRLSTDTSISSPTSLTTFRNTLPENPNIYDFSEICSATNNFLSKRFSSSTPCWHCTLRGADVIIFQRKFRRKLQTTQLRELLSVVCRSHHISIIKLLGVSISGEHIYLVYEFVNGANLSDCLRNPRNVHFTVLSTWISRMQVATDLAHGLDYIHNKTGLNFNFVHNHIKSSAIVVTESEFNARVCHFGAAQLCGEAVEENEIATKQLGENEITEEVRSKEFRTSNVEFEGVRGYMSPEFQTTGVATQKSDVYAFGVVILELLSGEEPLKFRFDEKSRDFVRKSVIESARAAVDGGDGGVEGKLRMWVDRRLKDSFPVDVAEKLTRVALDCVHVDPDQRPNMGRVAGKISTLYLKSKNWSDNMKLPDMSFSLGPR